One window of the Bubalus kerabau isolate K-KA32 ecotype Philippines breed swamp buffalo chromosome 9, PCC_UOA_SB_1v2, whole genome shotgun sequence genome contains the following:
- the TPD52L1 gene encoding tumor protein D53 isoform X2 translates to MEAQARGLLETEPLQGRDEDAIASADSPSMLSEEEKEELKAELVQLEDEITTLRQVLSAKERHLVEIKQKLGMNLMNELKQNFSRGWHDVQTTTAYKKTHETLSHAGQKATAAFSNVGTAISKKFGDMRRK, encoded by the exons GTTTGTTGGAGACCGAACCACTGCAAGGAAGAGATGAAGACGCAATAGCCAGTGCTGACTCCCCTAGCATGCTCTccgaggaagaaaaagaagagttaaAGGCAGAACTAGTTCAG CTGGAAGACGAAATTACAACCTTACGACAAGTTTTATCAGCAAAAGAAAGGCATCTTGTGGAGATAAAACAAAAACTCGGCATGAACCTGATGAATGAATTAAAACAGAACTTTAGCAGAGGCTGGCATGACGTGCAGACAACTACTGC cTACAAGAAAACACATGAAACCCTGAGTCATGCCGGGCAGAAGGCAACTGCAGCTTTCAGTAACGTTGGGACGGCCATCAGCAAGAAGTTTGGAGACATGAG